Proteins from a single region of Altererythrobacter sp. Root672:
- a CDS encoding DUF3313 family protein, producing MPNPKLLRRFVIAPLLLAAAVPLVAQPVDGNWDGLLEVKAKKMDKVYLLPNADFRTYTKVMIDPTEVSFKKNWQRDQNRDRLDLANRVDDSDARRIIDAAQKGFDKYFAEAYTKAGFQVVQAPGPDVLHLSTAIINLDVTAPDVSMSAGSRTFSRDAGEATLVLEAKDSVSGQVLGRAVDRQESSDMGPYLRNSVTNSAAFEEVFKKWAERSAEGLSDLKELSPVNPSALQAGN from the coding sequence ATGCCCAATCCGAAACTGCTCCGCCGATTCGTTATCGCTCCGCTGCTGCTGGCGGCGGCTGTGCCGCTGGTTGCCCAACCGGTGGACGGCAACTGGGACGGGCTGCTCGAAGTGAAGGCCAAGAAGATGGACAAGGTCTATCTCCTGCCCAACGCCGACTTCAGGACTTACACCAAGGTCATGATCGACCCGACCGAGGTGTCCTTCAAGAAGAACTGGCAGCGCGACCAGAACCGCGACCGGCTCGACCTCGCCAACCGTGTGGACGACTCCGACGCCCGCCGCATCATCGACGCGGCGCAGAAGGGCTTCGATAAGTACTTTGCCGAGGCCTACACCAAGGCCGGCTTCCAGGTGGTCCAGGCACCGGGTCCCGACGTGCTCCACCTCTCGACCGCGATCATCAACCTCGATGTCACCGCGCCCGACGTCAGTATGTCGGCAGGATCGCGCACCTTCTCGCGCGATGCGGGTGAAGCGACGCTGGTGCTAGAGGCGAAGGATTCCGTCAGCGGCCAGGTCCTCGGCCGAGCGGTCGACCGGCAGGAATCCTCCGACATGGGGCCCTACCTCCGCAACAGCGTAACCAATTCCGCGGCGTTCGAAGAGGTGTTCAAGAAGTGGGCCGAGCGCAGTGCCGAAGGGCTGAGCGACCTGAAGGAACTGTCCCCGGTCAACCCGAGCGCGCTGCAGGCGGGCAACTAA
- a CDS encoding PQQ-dependent sugar dehydrogenase produces MKIGFAAFGALLLAGTACAQPAQPPAPPAAPPGPPPIPVCNPVAGQSVECRKPNAPDWTPAFAQQTRAPYTPSNIALNVEVLAEGFVSPWGFAMLPDGRFLVTEKAGTMRLVSGSTLSPPIEGLPPVTVQEISGLDDVVLDPAFASNHLIYWSYVENRPAGNVLAVARGRLVDGPAPRVEDVKVIYRQEPDLKSEHGNFGARLLFDKQGALFVTLGDLASDPLRPYIQQLDSGIGKIVRITTDGAPAPGGPFAGQPGARPELYALGFRNPLGLAFRPGTEELWEVDVGPFGGDELNKIEPGKNYGWPLINYGLEYSRKPVGEGPVKDGLTQPVYYWDPVISPSSLMFYSGDLFPQWKGNAFVTSLSQAHLARLVMDGDKVVGEERLLADRKERLRLIRQAPDGALYILTDGPKGKLLRVTPAG; encoded by the coding sequence ATGAAGATAGGATTCGCCGCGTTCGGCGCGCTGTTGCTTGCCGGTACGGCTTGCGCGCAACCCGCCCAGCCACCAGCACCCCCCGCCGCGCCGCCCGGTCCTCCGCCCATTCCGGTGTGTAATCCGGTCGCCGGCCAATCGGTCGAATGCCGCAAGCCCAACGCGCCCGACTGGACTCCCGCCTTCGCCCAGCAGACGCGGGCGCCGTACACCCCGTCGAACATCGCGCTCAATGTCGAGGTCCTGGCCGAGGGTTTCGTCTCCCCCTGGGGCTTCGCCATGCTGCCCGACGGCCGCTTCCTGGTGACCGAGAAGGCCGGTACCATGCGCCTGGTCTCGGGCTCCACCCTCTCGCCGCCGATCGAAGGGCTGCCGCCCGTCACGGTGCAGGAGATATCCGGCCTCGACGACGTGGTGCTCGACCCGGCGTTCGCCAGCAATCACCTCATCTACTGGAGCTATGTCGAGAACCGCCCGGCGGGCAACGTGCTCGCGGTTGCCCGCGGCCGACTGGTCGACGGTCCGGCCCCGCGGGTTGAGGACGTCAAGGTCATCTACCGCCAGGAGCCCGACCTCAAGTCAGAACACGGCAACTTCGGCGCCCGCCTGCTGTTCGACAAGCAGGGCGCATTGTTCGTCACCCTGGGCGACCTCGCCTCCGACCCGCTTCGCCCCTACATCCAGCAGCTCGATTCCGGCATCGGCAAGATCGTCCGCATCACCACCGATGGCGCGCCCGCGCCCGGCGGTCCGTTTGCAGGTCAACCCGGTGCGCGGCCCGAACTCTACGCGCTAGGCTTCCGCAACCCGCTCGGCCTCGCCTTCCGCCCCGGCACCGAGGAGCTGTGGGAAGTCGACGTAGGCCCGTTCGGGGGTGACGAACTCAACAAGATCGAGCCAGGCAAGAATTATGGCTGGCCGCTGATCAACTACGGTCTCGAATATAGCCGCAAGCCGGTGGGCGAAGGACCGGTCAAGGACGGCCTGACGCAGCCGGTCTACTACTGGGATCCGGTGATCTCGCCCTCGAGCCTGATGTTCTATTCGGGCGACCTGTTCCCGCAGTGGAAAGGCAACGCCTTCGTCACGTCGCTCAGCCAGGCGCACCTCGCACGGCTGGTGATGGATGGCGACAAGGTCGTGGGCGAGGAGCGCCTGCTGGCCGACCGCAAGGAACGTCTGCGGCTGATCCGGCAAGCGCCGGATGGGGCGCTGTACATCCTGACCGATGGACCGAAGGGGAAGCTGCTTAGGGTGACACCGGCCGGGTAG
- the trxB gene encoding thioredoxin-disulfide reductase, with product MTTHTTKMLIIGSGPAGLTAAIYGARAGMEPIVVQGLQPGGQLTITTDVENYPGFRDVIQGPWLMQEMQAQAEHVGTRMMWDTILQVDIAGGSPFRAIGDSGDEYIGDVLVIATGAQAQWLGVPGEEALSGKGVSACATCDGFFYRGKKVVVIGGGNTAVEEALYLTNHSDDVTLIHRRDELRAEKILQDRLFAHPKINVLWNKRVEEFLGAPLQGGLTGVRLADTKTGEISEFATEGAFVAIGHSPATSLFKDKLAMDESGYLLVEPGTPKTSVPGVFACGDVMDHIYRQAVTAAGTGCMAALDAERFLASREFAAAKVEAVG from the coding sequence ATGACTACGCATACCACGAAAATGCTCATCATCGGCTCCGGCCCGGCCGGCCTCACCGCCGCGATCTATGGCGCGCGGGCGGGGATGGAGCCGATCGTGGTGCAGGGCCTCCAGCCCGGCGGTCAGCTGACCATCACCACTGATGTCGAGAACTATCCCGGCTTCCGTGACGTGATCCAGGGCCCGTGGCTGATGCAGGAGATGCAGGCCCAGGCCGAGCACGTCGGCACACGCATGATGTGGGACACGATCCTCCAAGTCGATATCGCCGGCGGCAGCCCGTTTCGCGCGATCGGCGATAGCGGTGACGAATACATCGGCGACGTCCTCGTCATCGCCACCGGCGCCCAGGCCCAGTGGCTCGGCGTCCCGGGCGAGGAAGCACTCAGCGGCAAGGGCGTATCCGCCTGCGCCACTTGCGACGGGTTCTTCTACCGCGGCAAGAAGGTCGTGGTGATCGGCGGCGGCAACACTGCGGTCGAGGAAGCGCTCTACCTCACCAACCACTCCGATGACGTGACCCTGATCCACCGCCGCGACGAACTGCGCGCCGAAAAGATCCTGCAGGACCGTCTGTTCGCTCACCCGAAGATCAACGTGCTGTGGAACAAGCGGGTCGAGGAATTCCTCGGCGCCCCGCTCCAGGGTGGCCTGACGGGCGTCCGGCTCGCCGACACCAAGACCGGCGAAATCAGCGAATTCGCCACCGAAGGCGCCTTCGTCGCCATCGGCCACTCCCCCGCGACCAGCCTGTTCAAGGACAAGCTGGCGATGGACGAGAGCGGGTATCTGCTGGTCGAGCCTGGTACGCCGAAGACCTCGGTGCCGGGCGTGTTCGCCTGTGGCGACGTGATGGACCACATCTACCGCCAGGCGGTGACGGCGGCGGGCACGGGCTGCATGGCAGCGCTGGATGCCGAACGCTTCCTGGCCTCCCGCGAGTTTGCCGCGGCGAAGGTGGAGGCGGTGGGCTAA
- a CDS encoding TetR/AcrR family transcriptional regulator, which translates to MPRPSKLSPERGGARTRLLEAACDLIRERGFAATSVDDLCKKAEVTKGAFFHQFGSKEALGVAAADFWAETTSAFFHSAPYHLPPDPLDRVLAYVAFRRAIISGSAAEYTCLAGTLVQEVFAASPPIRDACCRSIFGHTATLEADIEAARQDRGVTGNWTAESLARHTQTVIQGGFVLAKAGNDPALARESLDHLDRYIRCLFDLPEEPRP; encoded by the coding sequence ATGCCGAGGCCCTCGAAACTATCTCCGGAGCGCGGTGGCGCTCGAACGCGTCTTCTAGAGGCAGCGTGCGACCTGATCCGGGAACGGGGTTTTGCTGCCACGTCGGTCGACGATCTCTGCAAGAAGGCCGAGGTCACGAAGGGGGCCTTCTTCCACCAGTTCGGCAGCAAGGAGGCCCTGGGCGTAGCGGCCGCGGACTTCTGGGCCGAAACGACCTCCGCATTCTTCCACTCCGCACCCTATCATTTGCCGCCGGATCCGCTGGACCGCGTTCTGGCCTATGTGGCGTTCCGCAGGGCCATCATCAGCGGCTCGGCGGCGGAATATACCTGTCTGGCCGGAACGTTGGTCCAGGAAGTCTTTGCCGCGTCCCCCCCTATCCGCGACGCCTGCTGCAGGAGCATTTTCGGCCATACGGCAACGCTGGAAGCGGACATCGAGGCGGCGCGACAGGACCGTGGCGTTACCGGCAACTGGACCGCCGAAAGTCTGGCCCGGCATACGCAGACCGTCATCCAGGGTGGCTTCGTCCTCGCCAAAGCCGGCAACGATCCCGCTCTTGCCCGCGAAAGCCTCGATCACCTGGATCGTTACATCCGCTGCCTGTTCGATCTTCCCGAGGAGCCGAGGCCATGA
- a CDS encoding GFA family protein: MSEATQLQCLCGEARLEVRGEPIIVSECFCDSCRLAADRLAALPGALPILTALGGSPCAEYRKDRVRIMAGADHLAAFHLSPEAGTRRVVASCCHTPMFLEMPGAHWLSVYLHLWPYEMRPTVQVRTMTSDVDDPSDLPGDLPNLKTHAVSFYAKLFFAWVAMGFRSPKLVIERKIDA, translated from the coding sequence ATGAGCGAAGCCACGCAACTGCAATGCCTGTGCGGCGAAGCACGCCTTGAGGTTCGCGGCGAGCCCATCATCGTGTCCGAGTGCTTTTGCGACAGTTGCCGCCTCGCTGCGGACCGCTTGGCGGCTCTGCCGGGTGCCTTGCCTATTCTGACAGCCTTGGGTGGCTCGCCTTGTGCGGAATACCGCAAGGATCGTGTCCGTATCATGGCGGGTGCTGACCATTTGGCCGCGTTTCACCTTAGCCCAGAGGCCGGGACGCGGCGCGTCGTTGCAAGTTGTTGTCACACACCGATGTTTCTCGAGATGCCGGGAGCCCATTGGCTGAGCGTCTACCTCCATCTTTGGCCGTATGAGATGCGCCCTACCGTTCAGGTTCGGACGATGACGAGCGATGTCGATGATCCGTCAGACCTGCCCGGCGACCTGCCTAATCTGAAAACCCATGCGGTCAGCTTCTACGCCAAGCTCTTTTTCGCGTGGGTCGCAATGGGATTCCGCAGTCCGAAGCTGGTGATCGAAAGGAAGATCGATGCCTGA
- a CDS encoding DUF6958 family protein yields the protein MPDKKIEITNINTPGRTERVDRAKYEAMRKALLAVLPEDAPGLLVADAKSALLPALPEALYPGGKTAGWWLKAVQLDLEAKGIIARAKAKPVRLYRV from the coding sequence ATGCCTGACAAAAAGATCGAAATCACCAACATCAATACGCCGGGACGCACCGAACGCGTGGACCGCGCCAAATACGAGGCCATGCGGAAGGCGCTGCTGGCGGTGCTGCCCGAAGACGCGCCGGGCCTGCTGGTCGCGGATGCAAAGTCGGCTTTGCTGCCCGCATTGCCCGAGGCGCTCTATCCGGGAGGCAAGACCGCCGGGTGGTGGTTGAAAGCGGTTCAGCTCGATCTCGAAGCAAAGGGGATCATCGCCCGCGCAAAGGCTAAGCCGGTACGGCTGTACCGGGTATAG
- a CDS encoding GMC family oxidoreductase produces the protein MTKATDYIVVGAGSAGAVVAARLSEDPSVTVTLIEAGPRQRHPLLSMPIAFPMVMLDKRFSWAYEGEPEPFANDRRIRQPRGKGLGGSSLINGMLYARGHARDYDEWRQLGLEGWGYDDVLPYFKMSENHWGPEDHYHARGGPLSITKHVPDTRLFPRLMEAVNQLGYKTQVDHHGPDQEGWGSPDISIHKGRRGSTSARFLFPAMKRPNLKVITGALVTKVEVNNGRATAVQLVADGQTQRIEADREIVLSGGAFNSPQLLLLSGIGPADELREQGIDVVHDLPGVGRNLQDHPSIAMVWNAEREVTLTNELRFDRLTLSVLEWLATGKGRIANMPVTANGFIKTRPELERPDAQCLFQPTSIFARPWFPGVKQPAPDVIAMACVLLRPEGRGWVKLASADPRQGPRILTNVLSTENDRAFFRRIIPQIREIVATSPLADVVKGEMLPGPDANSTETIDAWVRQFVSTAMHPVGSCAMGIGAEAVCDAQLRVRGIDGLRVADASVMPRIVGGNTNAAAIMIGEKAAALIREG, from the coding sequence ATGACCAAAGCTACTGATTACATCGTCGTCGGCGCAGGCTCGGCGGGGGCTGTCGTCGCCGCTCGCCTGAGCGAAGACCCGAGCGTCACCGTGACCCTGATCGAAGCCGGACCGCGCCAGCGGCATCCGCTGCTCTCGATGCCGATCGCCTTCCCGATGGTCATGCTCGATAAGCGTTTCAGCTGGGCTTACGAGGGCGAGCCGGAGCCTTTCGCGAACGACCGCCGCATTCGCCAGCCGCGCGGCAAGGGGCTTGGCGGATCGAGCCTGATCAACGGCATGCTCTACGCCCGCGGCCATGCGCGCGACTATGACGAGTGGCGCCAGCTCGGCCTCGAAGGCTGGGGCTATGATGACGTGCTGCCCTACTTCAAAATGAGCGAGAACCACTGGGGGCCCGAGGATCACTACCACGCCCGCGGCGGCCCGCTCTCGATCACCAAGCACGTGCCTGACACGCGGCTGTTCCCGCGCTTGATGGAGGCGGTGAACCAGCTCGGCTACAAGACCCAGGTCGATCACCACGGGCCCGACCAGGAAGGCTGGGGTTCGCCCGACATCTCGATCCACAAGGGGCGTCGCGGCAGCACTTCCGCGCGGTTCCTGTTCCCGGCGATGAAGCGACCCAACCTCAAGGTCATCACCGGCGCGCTGGTGACCAAGGTGGAGGTCAACAACGGCCGCGCCACCGCAGTCCAATTGGTTGCGGATGGCCAAACCCAGCGGATCGAGGCGGACCGTGAAATCGTCCTCTCCGGCGGCGCCTTCAACAGCCCGCAACTGCTGCTGCTGTCCGGCATCGGACCCGCCGACGAATTGCGCGAGCAGGGCATCGACGTGGTGCACGACCTCCCCGGCGTCGGCCGCAACCTGCAGGACCACCCCTCGATCGCGATGGTGTGGAACGCCGAGCGCGAGGTCACCCTGACCAACGAGCTGCGCTTCGACCGCCTGACGCTGTCGGTGCTCGAGTGGCTCGCCACCGGCAAAGGCCGCATCGCCAACATGCCGGTCACCGCCAACGGCTTCATCAAGACCCGGCCCGAACTCGAGCGCCCTGACGCGCAGTGCCTGTTCCAGCCGACCTCGATCTTCGCCCGCCCGTGGTTCCCCGGCGTCAAGCAACCCGCGCCCGACGTCATCGCCATGGCCTGCGTCCTGCTGCGCCCCGAGGGCCGCGGATGGGTCAAGCTCGCTAGCGCCGACCCGCGCCAGGGCCCGCGCATCCTCACCAACGTCCTCTCGACCGAGAACGACCGCGCCTTCTTCCGCCGCATCATCCCGCAGATCCGCGAGATCGTCGCCACCTCGCCGCTGGCCGATGTGGTCAAGGGAGAGATGCTGCCCGGCCCCGACGCCAACTCGACCGAGACCATCGACGCCTGGGTCCGCCAGTTCGTCAGCACCGCGATGCACCCGGTCGGCTCCTGCGCCATGGGCATCGGCGCCGAGGCGGTATGCGACGCCCAGCTCCGAGTGCGCGGCATCGACGGCCTGCGCGTGGCCGACGCCTCGGTCATGCCGCGCATCGTCGGCGGTAACACCAACGCGGCCGCGATCATGATCGGCGAGAAGGCGGCGGCATTGATCCGGGAGGGATGA
- a CDS encoding nuclear transport factor 2 family protein, with translation MTEDDFRTYIAAFNVRDFAGFSKFYADNVEFNLGDRKQIIGAQGIVEFYTGVFDHIAEELEIIDLIVAPDGAALHSRTKFTTFKDWPDFEIWPTVKGDVRIVESINMYRTSNGKIVQIKSGRYSSK, from the coding sequence ATGACCGAGGACGATTTCCGCACATACATCGCCGCCTTCAACGTGCGCGATTTCGCCGGGTTCAGCAAGTTCTACGCCGACAACGTCGAGTTCAACCTCGGCGACCGCAAGCAGATCATCGGCGCGCAGGGCATCGTCGAATTCTACACCGGAGTGTTCGACCACATCGCCGAGGAGCTCGAGATAATCGACCTGATCGTCGCCCCCGACGGCGCCGCGCTCCACAGCCGCACCAAGTTCACCACCTTCAAGGACTGGCCCGATTTCGAGATCTGGCCGACCGTGAAGGGCGACGTTCGTATCGTCGAGAGCATCAACATGTATCGCACTTCCAATGGGAAGATCGTGCAGATCAAGTCGGGCCGTTACTCCAGCAAATGA
- a CDS encoding GMC family oxidoreductase codes for MEGQFDYVIVGAGSAGSVLAARLTEDPGTRVLLLEAGGGADKFLIKMPLGMMKAMLKPELTWRMMTEPEPTLNGRRLFLPRGRLLGGSSSINGMVYMRGHSADYDRWAQKGCRGWSHSEVVPYFRRMERSWRGTDNYGHSGPLPVTKNNTEYLLHDELMQAVANAGLPVTEDIHAGTEEGASLVELTIDEKGRRASTYEAYLKPAMARPNLAVVTHALTRKVVVEDGRATGVEYEVGGEVRVAKAAREVILSGGSYNSPQLLMLSGIGPAEHLAEMGIPLVHDLPGVGRNLSEHPRVPLEFAANGPITFVNQLRFDRAARAVAQWYLFGSGPFARQLNSANPMLRTDPRLAQPDIQLFSNPVKLSAHLWFPGFVKSPEHAFSADVILLHPQARGWVNLKSADPHELPAIRLNLFDNEADFVTAHAGLKLARKIYGTEPMAGLIARESNPGADVQSDAAIDEHIRATAGTTQHPVGTCAMGTGPNAVVDPELRVHGIAGLRVIDASIMPDVPGGNTNGPTIMVAEKASDLIRGRSLPAVEKEAA; via the coding sequence TTGGAGGGCCAGTTCGACTACGTGATCGTCGGCGCGGGTTCGGCCGGCTCGGTTCTGGCGGCGCGCCTGACCGAGGACCCAGGCACGCGCGTGCTGCTGCTCGAGGCAGGCGGCGGGGCCGACAAATTCCTGATCAAGATGCCGCTCGGCATGATGAAGGCCATGCTCAAGCCCGAGCTGACCTGGCGCATGATGACCGAGCCGGAGCCGACGCTGAACGGTCGCCGCCTGTTCCTGCCGCGCGGGCGGCTGCTCGGCGGATCGAGCTCGATCAACGGCATGGTCTACATGCGCGGCCATTCGGCGGACTACGACCGTTGGGCGCAGAAGGGCTGCCGCGGGTGGAGCCACTCCGAGGTCGTGCCCTACTTTCGGCGGATGGAGCGCTCCTGGCGCGGAACCGACAACTACGGCCATTCCGGCCCGCTGCCGGTGACCAAGAACAACACCGAATACCTGCTGCATGACGAGCTGATGCAGGCCGTCGCCAACGCGGGCCTGCCGGTCACCGAGGACATCCACGCGGGTACCGAGGAAGGCGCCAGCCTGGTCGAGCTGACCATCGACGAGAAGGGCCGCCGTGCTTCGACCTACGAGGCCTACCTCAAGCCCGCGATGGCGCGGCCGAACCTGGCGGTCGTGACCCATGCGCTGACCCGCAAGGTCGTGGTCGAGGATGGCCGCGCGACCGGCGTCGAATACGAAGTCGGCGGAGAAGTCCGCGTTGCCAAGGCCGCGCGCGAAGTCATCCTCTCGGGCGGCTCCTACAACTCGCCGCAACTGCTGATGCTCTCGGGCATCGGCCCGGCAGAGCACCTGGCTGAGATGGGCATCCCTCTCGTCCACGACCTGCCCGGCGTCGGCCGCAACCTATCCGAGCACCCGCGCGTGCCGCTGGAGTTCGCGGCGAACGGTCCGATCACCTTCGTCAACCAGCTCCGCTTCGACCGCGCAGCGCGGGCCGTGGCGCAGTGGTACCTCTTCGGCTCCGGCCCCTTCGCCCGCCAGCTCAACAGCGCCAACCCGATGCTGCGGACCGACCCGAGGTTGGCCCAGCCCGACATCCAGCTGTTCTCGAACCCGGTGAAGCTCTCCGCGCACTTGTGGTTCCCCGGCTTCGTGAAGAGCCCCGAGCACGCCTTCTCCGCCGACGTGATCCTGCTCCACCCGCAAGCGCGCGGGTGGGTCAATCTCAAGTCCGCCGACCCGCACGAACTCCCGGCGATCCGCCTCAACCTGTTCGACAACGAGGCCGACTTCGTCACGGCCCACGCCGGCCTCAAGCTGGCTCGCAAAATCTACGGTACCGAGCCCATGGCCGGCCTGATCGCACGCGAGTCCAACCCCGGCGCCGACGTGCAGAGCGACGCCGCGATCGACGAGCACATCCGCGCCACCGCCGGCACCACGCAGCACCCGGTCGGCACTTGCGCCATGGGCACGGGTCCGAACGCCGTAGTCGACCCGGAACTCCGCGTGCACGGTATCGCCGGCCTGCGGGTGATCGACGCGTCGATCATGCCCGACGTACCCGGCGGCAACACCAATGGCCCAACGATCATGGTCGCCGAAAAAGCCAGCGACCTGATCCGCGGCCGCTCGCTCCCCGCTGTAGAGAAGGAAGCCGCATGA